In Bacteriovorax stolpii, a single genomic region encodes these proteins:
- a CDS encoding ABC transporter substrate-binding protein has translation MVNFLLACFISLGFAQTTPPRVIKVGSSPVVSSAGIYLAQERGYFKEQGLEVDITDFNNSSASMTALLSKGELDVGAGNLVSAHFNAINMGQKFKLVADKGHLEKKKDYIALLVRADHITSGRYKTPKDLKGFKMGLTSLDGVSQQIVAERILIKNGLQPSDVEFVKLSYAEMNNALKAKLIDATIQIEPFLTKAVLEGFAQNVLPATDVHPYQQSAALLYSQNFIEKDHDLAVKFMVAYLKGVRDYNNAFEKGKDKDKVIADLKKTLKIEDDNVWNKMIMVGLDSDGKLNEAALKEDMEWYLNKKYITALPAMTELVDNKFAKAAALELNKKVKKKK, from the coding sequence ATGGTTAACTTTTTGCTCGCTTGTTTTATTTCTCTTGGCTTCGCTCAAACAACTCCTCCACGAGTTATTAAAGTTGGTTCTTCACCTGTTGTAAGTTCAGCTGGAATTTACCTGGCACAAGAGCGCGGCTACTTTAAAGAGCAAGGCCTCGAAGTTGATATCACTGACTTTAACAATTCAAGTGCCTCAATGACGGCGCTACTTTCAAAAGGTGAATTAGATGTCGGTGCCGGAAACCTCGTGTCTGCACACTTTAATGCCATCAACATGGGACAAAAGTTTAAATTAGTTGCCGATAAAGGACATCTTGAGAAGAAAAAAGACTATATTGCTCTTCTTGTAAGAGCTGACCATATTACTTCTGGACGTTATAAGACACCTAAAGACCTTAAAGGTTTTAAGATGGGGCTAACTTCTCTTGATGGAGTTTCTCAACAAATCGTGGCCGAAAGAATCCTTATTAAAAATGGTCTACAACCAAGTGATGTCGAATTTGTTAAACTCTCATATGCCGAAATGAATAATGCTCTTAAGGCAAAACTCATCGATGCAACTATTCAAATCGAGCCATTCTTAACCAAAGCAGTTCTGGAAGGATTTGCGCAAAATGTACTTCCCGCTACAGATGTTCACCCATATCAACAAAGCGCTGCTCTTCTTTACTCTCAAAATTTTATTGAAAAAGACCATGACCTGGCAGTGAAGTTCATGGTGGCCTACTTAAAAGGTGTCCGCGATTACAACAACGCTTTTGAAAAAGGAAAAGATAAAGACAAAGTTATCGCTGATCTTAAAAAGACTTTAAAAATTGAAGACGACAATGTTTGGAATAAAATGATCATGGTTGGCCTTGATAGTGATGGAAAGCTAAATGAGGCAGCCTTAAAAGAAGATATGGAATGGTATTTAAATAAGAAATACATTACGGCGCTTCCGGCAATGACTGAATTGGTAGATAATAAGTTTGCTAAAGCGGCGGCTTTGGAATTGAACAAAAAAGTTAAAAAGAAGAAATAA
- a CDS encoding ABC transporter ATP-binding protein, producing MTQESIILKDISFFYGTNKILDGLNLTIKKGSIHSLIGKSGVGKSLTLKLMASLLPLNSGEILNLPKKISFAFQQSPLIPWLSVEDNLKVCSKNHGEIFQYLEAFKLDSIASLYPAQLSGGMIQKVNILRCFLGSPDLILMDEPFVHIDSIQKEDLHHFLLQLWKKNRPTILFVTHDIDEAIFLSQEISLYGKKEKKIVDQVMIGDLKGSVLELKKSAFYQQSFSHIYTHLKEEEEL from the coding sequence ATGACTCAAGAATCAATTATCTTAAAGGACATTTCCTTTTTTTATGGAACCAATAAGATTCTTGATGGGTTAAATTTAACTATTAAAAAAGGATCCATCCACTCACTCATCGGCAAAAGTGGGGTTGGTAAATCGCTGACCCTTAAATTGATGGCCTCACTGCTTCCTCTCAATTCTGGCGAGATACTTAATCTTCCTAAAAAAATCAGCTTTGCTTTTCAACAATCTCCGCTCATTCCTTGGTTATCAGTTGAAGACAATTTAAAAGTCTGCTCAAAAAATCACGGCGAAATCTTTCAATACCTAGAGGCCTTCAAACTCGACTCTATTGCCTCTCTTTATCCTGCCCAGCTTTCTGGGGGGATGATTCAAAAGGTAAATATACTACGATGCTTTTTAGGATCTCCCGATCTCATTTTAATGGATGAGCCTTTTGTGCATATTGACTCCATTCAAAAGGAAGACCTTCACCATTTTTTACTCCAGCTTTGGAAAAAAAATCGCCCTACAATTCTTTTTGTTACCCACGACATTGATGAAGCCATTTTTCTTTCTCAAGAAATTTCTCTGTATGGGAAAAAAGAGAAAAAGATTGTTGATCAGGTTATGATTGGTGACTTAAAAGGAAGTGTTTTAGAACTAAAAAAATCGGCTTTTTATCAGCAGTCTTTTTCACACATTTACACTCATCTAAAAGAAGAGGAAGAGCTATGA
- a CDS encoding ABC transporter permease: MKNFLLSTLTILLMALLWELLAFKQIVDVQFFPPPHLFIAKMFELLKGDFFHNDLCNSLWRFFLASLISIPLACFLGLEAGASKIADRIINPFLALTYPLPKVAIFPLILLIFGLGDSSKVILIAIGMFYLIYINVRNGTKRILTSPLMDIVHVYKISGWNYYYHFLLKGIFRDFLVGLKAALGYGLLLVVVSEFSVSKNGIGHFIWQAWDQFRIIDMYAGVLILCLLGLCFSYVLDTIIDKWTRT, encoded by the coding sequence ATGAAAAACTTCCTACTTTCTACTCTGACGATTCTCCTAATGGCGCTTCTTTGGGAGTTATTGGCCTTTAAGCAGATCGTTGATGTTCAGTTTTTTCCACCGCCACATCTTTTCATCGCCAAGATGTTTGAACTTCTAAAAGGTGACTTCTTTCACAACGATTTATGCAATAGCCTCTGGCGCTTTTTTCTGGCCAGTCTTATCAGCATTCCACTCGCTTGCTTTTTAGGACTTGAGGCCGGGGCTTCAAAAATCGCTGATCGAATCATTAATCCTTTTCTCGCTTTGACTTATCCTCTTCCAAAAGTTGCAATCTTTCCTTTAATCCTACTTATCTTTGGGCTTGGTGATTCATCGAAAGTGATTTTGATTGCTATTGGGATGTTCTACTTGATTTATATTAACGTAAGAAATGGAACGAAAAGAATACTAACTTCTCCTTTGATGGACATCGTCCATGTTTATAAAATTTCTGGTTGGAACTATTACTATCATTTCCTTTTAAAAGGAATCTTCAGGGATTTTCTTGTTGGCCTAAAAGCAGCGCTGGGATATGGTCTACTCTTGGTTGTCGTGAGTGAATTTAGCGTCAGCAAAAATGGTATTGGGCATTTTATCTGGCAAGCCTGGGATCAGTTCAGGATTATTGATATGTATGCTGGAGTCCTGATTCTTTGCCTTCTGGGACTTTGTTTTTCTTACGTGCTTGATACAATCATTGATAAGTGGACTAGAACCTAG
- a CDS encoding DOPA 4,5-dioxygenase family protein: METRNFKVNSKLLPVGFPREFDAHIYFKVEEIEAATMLRDKIKTHFKDVTFFVGDMIDVPIGPHPMPMFEANFPQDIFTEVVLWLMKERGTFNVLVHPLSGDDYYDHTQGAMWLGDSVKLDYSRF; this comes from the coding sequence ATGGAAACGAGAAACTTCAAAGTAAATTCAAAACTCCTACCGGTGGGGTTTCCTCGCGAGTTCGATGCTCACATTTATTTTAAGGTCGAAGAAATTGAAGCAGCGACAATGCTAAGGGATAAAATTAAGACTCACTTCAAAGACGTAACATTTTTTGTGGGTGATATGATTGATGTTCCTATAGGACCACACCCAATGCCGATGTTTGAGGCAAACTTTCCTCAAGATATTTTTACCGAAGTTGTCCTGTGGCTAATGAAAGAAAGGGGGACATTTAATGTTCTTGTTCATCCGTTATCAGGCGATGATTATTATGATCACACTCAAGGTGCAATGTGGTTGGGTGATTCAGTAAAACTGGATTACTCTAGGTTCTAG
- a CDS encoding tRNA-binding protein — translation MEKPLMISWEDFEKVDIRVGTIVQTEEFPEAKRSAYKLWVDLGPELGIKKSSAQITIVYKREELVGKKVLAVVNFPPRQVGKFMSEILVTGFYRNDTDVVLATVDQDVPNGARLK, via the coding sequence ATGGAGAAACCACTTATGATTTCATGGGAAGATTTTGAAAAAGTCGACATTCGTGTTGGTACAATTGTTCAGACAGAAGAATTTCCGGAAGCAAAAAGATCTGCTTATAAATTATGGGTAGACTTGGGACCGGAGCTTGGGATCAAGAAGTCGAGTGCACAAATCACGATTGTTTATAAACGAGAAGAATTAGTGGGAAAGAAGGTTTTAGCCGTTGTTAATTTTCCTCCGCGACAGGTTGGGAAATTTATGTCGGAAATCCTGGTGACGGGATTTTACCGCAATGATACAGATGTGGTGCTGGCCACAGTTGATCAAGACGTGCCCAATGGAGCAAGGTTAAAGTAG
- a CDS encoding Mrp/NBP35 family ATP-binding protein has product MTIENIQNQLKVIVNPNTGKTLHEEGRIVEVKADQNELLFKYKRDGITPEQKRAIETLVVNIAAPTYSADKVTVLTISENSADVFAGKTFTKPETKAAPAAAAAQIKTGHGPVGQNKKHVAGAKKVIAVSSCKGGVGKSTVSVNLAFALKNLGLKVGLLDADIYGPSMPMLLNQRGAKPGATPEKKILPIDAYGIPFISFGLFINEKDPVIWRGPMLGGVLNQFLFDVAWEGLDYLIIDLPPGTGDMQLSMIQATDIDGAIVVSTPQEVAILDSKKGLNMFNQVKVPVLGMVENMSYFVPDDNTSKKYFIFGEGGVKKAAEELNVNLLAEIPLEIALREGSDQGKPYMNEKKYEGRPVWNAYMQLAKNINQCFNGEPQGESKGFFKRLFS; this is encoded by the coding sequence ATGACCATTGAAAACATCCAAAATCAATTAAAAGTTATCGTGAATCCAAATACTGGCAAAACTCTTCATGAAGAAGGAAGAATTGTCGAAGTAAAAGCAGACCAAAATGAGCTGTTATTTAAATATAAACGCGATGGAATTACACCGGAACAAAAGCGCGCGATCGAAACACTTGTTGTCAATATCGCCGCTCCAACTTATTCGGCAGACAAAGTAACGGTTCTGACAATTTCAGAAAACTCAGCAGACGTTTTTGCTGGAAAAACTTTTACTAAGCCAGAAACAAAAGCGGCACCAGCAGCTGCCGCAGCTCAAATTAAAACTGGCCATGGTCCAGTTGGACAAAATAAAAAACACGTTGCTGGTGCAAAAAAAGTTATTGCCGTTTCTTCATGTAAAGGTGGAGTTGGTAAATCGACAGTGTCAGTTAACTTGGCTTTCGCTCTAAAAAATCTTGGATTAAAAGTAGGTCTTCTGGATGCGGATATCTACGGGCCATCTATGCCTATGCTTCTTAATCAAAGAGGCGCAAAACCAGGAGCGACTCCAGAGAAAAAAATTCTTCCAATCGATGCTTATGGAATTCCATTCATCAGCTTCGGTCTTTTTATCAATGAAAAAGATCCTGTTATCTGGAGAGGGCCAATGCTTGGGGGAGTTCTTAACCAATTCCTTTTTGATGTTGCTTGGGAAGGGTTAGATTACTTAATTATCGATCTTCCTCCGGGAACAGGTGATATGCAGCTTTCAATGATTCAGGCGACTGATATCGATGGAGCGATTGTTGTTTCAACTCCACAAGAAGTAGCTATCCTTGATTCGAAAAAAGGTCTTAACATGTTCAACCAGGTAAAGGTCCCTGTGCTGGGAATGGTTGAGAACATGAGTTACTTCGTTCCAGACGACAATACTTCTAAAAAGTATTTCATCTTCGGAGAAGGCGGAGTTAAAAAAGCTGCTGAAGAACTTAACGTTAATCTTTTAGCTGAAATTCCTTTAGAGATCGCTCTTCGCGAGGGATCAGACCAAGGAAAGCCATACATGAATGAAAAGAAGTATGAAGGCCGTCCAGTGTGGAATGCTTACATGCAGCTGGCGAAAAATATCAACCAGTGTTTCAATGGCGAACCTCAAGGTGAATCAAAAGGTTTTTTTAAAAGACTTTTTTCATAA